A window from Primulina eburnea isolate SZY01 chromosome 2, ASM2296580v1, whole genome shotgun sequence encodes these proteins:
- the LOC140823561 gene encoding protein GAMETE EXPRESSED 3-like: protein MGSTVWEGSVGPLSSEDYEPVVDANGWISIGSLDGFLYSFSPTGSLKKFPQSTSLSSVIQVNLVRDCSGYAVYVSQTEMEDREANIIGENIYVAAMKPRNAVFTLLVPALGSSYWSESNHSNLLFNLSQSDMKHFSMDERTVLSFFAVSRNGNPFPCRTTRQKLASSCSLIKPKNISIYTGNESTIVLFLLSESVLLVLLAASVKYCCIFWRKKRLQCLNLGKFLEKRLSLRLQQKEFDRAITDLEQKASEAAVTSEVLEKLKALVKEREGIKRKLSTTYSLGRDREKSGSKTVLPLYDGTSRSHSFQGSKKESTTRFHTPTESVYSSDSSIEEGQDTSICNKAKGQFVVDSSSDDEIHGGFVTPLISEHSCSEIEGVRMEGDEMGKGICRSRSLRRTMSQ from the exons ATGGGAAGCACTGTTTGGGAAGGAAGTGTTGGACCTTTGAGTTCAGAAGATTATGAGCCAGTTGTTGATGCTAACG GGTGGATATCCATTGGATCATTGGATGGATTCTTGTACTCATTTTCACCAACTGGATCTCTCAAAAAGTTCCCACAGTCAACAAGTTTGAGTTCGGTTATCCAAGTTAATCTGGTACGTGACTGCTCCGGTTATGCAGTTTATGTTTCTCAGACAGAAATGGAGGACAGAGAAGCCAACATAATAGGAGAGAACATATATGTTGCAGCAATGAAACCTAGGAATGCTGTATTTACATTGTTGGTTCCAGCTTTGGGGTCCTCGTACTGGTCTGAGAGCAATCATAGTAACTTATTGTTCAATCTGTCACAAAGCGATATGAAGCACTTTTCGATGGATGAAAGAACAGTTCTGTCATTTTTTGCAGTTTCAA GAAATGGCAATCCGTTCCCTTGTCGTACTACTC GCCAGAAGCTTGCATCTAGCTGCTCACTGATCAAGCCCAAGAATATCAGTATCTACACGG GTAACGAAAGCACGATTGTACTGTTTCTATTATCAGAATCAGTGCTACTGGTTTTACTAGCAGCTTCTGTCAAGTACTGCTGCATCTTCTGGAGGAAGAAAAGGCTTCAATGTTTGAATCTTGGAAAGTTTCTTGAAAAGAGA CTTTCACTGCGTCTGCAACAGAAAGAATTTGATAGGGCAATCACAGATCTTGAACAAAAAGCATCAGAAGCAGCAGTAACCAGTGAAGTGCTAGAAAAACTGAAAGCGTTGGTTAAAGAAAGAGAAGGCATCAAGAGAAAGCTCTCAACAACATATAGTTTGGGACGGGATAGGGAAAAATCAGGGTCGAAGACCGTTCTCCCATTGTATGATGGGACATCCAGGAGCCATTCATTTCAAGGTTCGAAGAAAGAAAGTACTACAAGATTTCATACGCCAACTGAAAGTGTTTATTCAAGTGACAGCAGTATCGAAGAAGGGCAAGACACGAGTATCTGCAACAAGGCTAAGGGACAGTTTGTAGTTGATAGTAGCAGCGATGATGAAATTCATGGTGGATTTGTAACTCCATTGATTTCGGAGCATTCTTGTAGTGAAATTGAGGGAGTGAGGATGGAAGGTGATGAAATGGGAAAGGGAATTTGTAGGAGTAGAAGTTTGAGGAGAACGATGTCACAGTGA